The following are encoded in a window of Peromyscus leucopus breed LL Stock chromosome X, UCI_PerLeu_2.1, whole genome shotgun sequence genomic DNA:
- the LOC119086603 gene encoding melanoma-associated antigen B4-like — MPRGHKNKRHARKKRHQARGEAQACGGVQETVEEPQEAAEKSSAASQTQPEAESSSTPEAPQKATPSASSTLSISSSESRENSCGESEEFQEKESPVEDQPCTIRPHQDMVARKVIVLLQHLLHNFNLRQLTTKEGMLKVITKKYEDDFPEIFRKASQKLEDAFAVEVREVNSSEPSYNLISKLKLPNNGGFVLAKAFPRLLL, encoded by the coding sequence ATGCCTCGTGGTCATAAGAATAAGCGCCATGCCCGGAAGAAACGCCACCAGGCCCGAGGTGAGGCTCAGGCTTGTGGAGGTGTTCAGGAAACAGTAGAGGAACCACAAGAGGCAGCAGAAAAGTCCTCTGCTGCTTCCCAGACCCAGCCTGAGGCTGAGTCTTCCAGCACTCCCGAGGCTCCTCAGAAAGCAACACCATCTGCCTCAAGCACTCTGAGTATTTCTTCCTCTGAATCACGTGAGAATTCCTGTGGGGAAAGTGAAGAATTCCAGGAAAAGGAATCCCCCGTTGAGGACCAGCCCTGCACCATCCGTCCTCACCAAGATATGGTAGCAAGAAAGGTAATAGTGCTCTTACAGCACCTGCTCCACAACTTTAATTTGAGGCAGCTTACTACTAAGGAAGGCATGCTGAAGGTTATCACCAAGAAGTATGAAGACGACTTCCCTGAGATCTTCAGGAAAGCCTCTCAGAAGCTCGAAGATGCCTTTGCAGTGGAAGTGAGAGAAGTCAACTCCAGTGAGCCCTCATACAACCTCATCAGCAAGCTGAAGCTCCCCAACAATGGAGGATTCGTGCTGGCAAAGGCTTTCCCAAGACTGCTTTTGTGA